The following are encoded in a window of Rosa chinensis cultivar Old Blush chromosome 4, RchiOBHm-V2, whole genome shotgun sequence genomic DNA:
- the LOC112198707 gene encoding uncharacterized protein LOC112198707 translates to MTPFEALYGYEPPSVIPYLPGSTSVAAVDQQLRNRDTLLAALKRNLQVAQSRMKGFYDKKHIEREFVVGDQVYLKLQPYRQHTVHKEEFHKLSQMYYGPFEVLERVGKVAYRLKLPPTARIHNVFHVSLLKKKLGDCVTVEPHLPPVSDPANPKWEPVAILDRRVFKKGGAASTQWLVQWLGTSPDEATWEDSADILLRFPRFDPEREINAASSTSGT, encoded by the coding sequence ATGACCCCATTTGAAGCATTATACGGCTATGAGCCTCCATCAGTGATCCCATATTTACCTGGTTCCACGTCTGTGGCTGCAGTAGATCAACAACTCAGGAACAGGGACACACTTTTAGCTGCACTCAAAAGGAATCTCCAGGTGGCTCAATCTAGAATGAAAGGCTTCTATGATAAAAAGCATATTGAAAGGgaatttgttgttggtgatcAGGTCTATCTCAAGCTTCAACCCTATAGGCAACATACTGTACACAAGGAGGAGTTCCATAAATTGTCTCAGATGTATTATGGCCCCTTTGAAGTTTTGGAAAGGGTGGGGAAGGTTGCCTACAGACTGAAACTCCCTCCAACTGCGAGAATCCACAATGTTTTTCAtgtctctttgcttaaaaagaAATTGGGAGACTGTGTAACAGTGGAGCCTCATTTGCCTCCTGTGAGTGATCCTGCCAATCCAAAGTGGGAACCAGTTGCTATACTTGACAGAAGAGTTTTCAAAAAAGGAGGAGCTGCTAGCACTCAATGGCTAGTCCAATGGTTGGGAACCTCACCTGATGAGGCTACCTGGGAAGATTCTGCAGATATTTTGTTGAGATTTCCTCGTTTTGATCCTGAAAGAGAAATTAATGCAGCTTCATCAACCAGTGGAACTTGA